Proteins from a single region of Chryseobacterium sp. T16E-39:
- a CDS encoding glycerophosphodiester phosphodiesterase family protein → MKNVFFTGIFFVVTQLYFAQSFDKQAHRGGKSLYPENTIPAMKNALKMNITTLEMDLAITKDKKVILSHDSFLSPELVTKPDGTYIPKDSGFYYKIYEMPYSKIQKFDVGLKELSHYPDQKKMKVQKPLFSEVIDACESYSRELKRPLPFYNIETKTRPFSDHIFHPEPKEFVDLMMKIILDKKIQDRVIIQSFDPRTLEIIHKEYPKIMTALLVEKVDDKKLAQQQTYFKNIPVEKFRLYPNHLNGVAGDMKFLSFTPTIYSPEHTLVTPDLVKECHRLGMKVIPWTVNSKERLQELKEIGIDGVISDDPRIFE, encoded by the coding sequence ATGAAAAATGTATTTTTCACCGGGATCTTTTTTGTAGTTACCCAGCTTTATTTTGCACAGTCTTTTGACAAGCAGGCGCATCGGGGAGGAAAATCTTTATACCCGGAGAATACAATTCCGGCAATGAAGAATGCTTTAAAAATGAATATCACGACGCTGGAGATGGATTTAGCGATAACAAAGGACAAAAAAGTAATTCTTTCCCACGATTCTTTTCTTTCACCGGAATTGGTCACAAAACCTGATGGGACTTATATTCCTAAAGACTCTGGCTTTTACTATAAGATTTATGAGATGCCTTATTCGAAGATCCAAAAATTTGATGTAGGCTTAAAGGAACTTAGTCACTATCCTGATCAGAAGAAGATGAAGGTTCAGAAACCACTTTTCTCAGAGGTTATAGATGCTTGTGAAAGCTATTCCCGAGAACTGAAAAGACCATTACCTTTTTATAATATTGAAACGAAAACACGTCCTTTTTCGGATCATATCTTTCATCCGGAACCAAAGGAGTTTGTAGATCTGATGATGAAGATTATTTTGGACAAGAAAATTCAGGATCGGGTTATTATTCAGTCATTTGATCCTAGGACGTTAGAAATTATTCATAAAGAATATCCTAAAATAATGACCGCTTTACTGGTCGAAAAAGTGGATGATAAAAAGCTTGCTCAACAACAGACTTATTTCAAAAATATACCTGTAGAGAAATTCAGGCTGTATCCTAATCATCTTAATGGAGTAGCAGGAGATATGAAATTTCTTAGCTTTACGCCAACCATTTACAGCCCTGAACATACTCTTGTAACGCCAGATCTTGTAAAAGAATGTCATAGATTGGGAATGAAAGTTATACCATGGACGGTTAATAGTAAAGAACGATTACAAGAATTAAAAGAAATAGGAATAGATGGGGTCATTAGTGATGATCCCAGAATATTTGAATAA
- a CDS encoding SatD family protein has translation MIAVITGDIINSQHADTEVWITKLKNLLENWGSSPLTWEIYRGDEFQFKCTIDEVFWRFLAIKSIIKSQENLDVRMAIGIGEENFSSEKITESNGTAYVNSGRLLNGLKSDGDTVAIKTSNETVDRDLNILLKWSSKDFDNWTMATAEIIHEMIMNKDITQEDLARKFAISQSSVSQRLKRANYDLIIETNQYFRKKISEL, from the coding sequence ATGATAGCGGTCATTACCGGTGATATTATAAATTCGCAACATGCAGACACAGAAGTTTGGATCACCAAACTCAAGAATCTCCTGGAGAATTGGGGGAGCTCACCCCTCACATGGGAAATTTACAGAGGCGATGAATTTCAATTTAAATGTACTATCGATGAAGTTTTCTGGCGCTTTCTAGCCATAAAATCTATTATAAAAAGTCAGGAAAATTTAGATGTAAGAATGGCCATTGGCATTGGAGAAGAAAATTTTTCGTCTGAAAAAATTACTGAATCCAACGGAACCGCCTATGTGAATTCCGGAAGATTATTGAATGGATTAAAGAGTGACGGAGATACCGTTGCTATTAAAACATCCAATGAAACTGTGGATAGAGACCTTAATATTCTCTTGAAATGGTCTTCAAAAGACTTTGATAACTGGACGATGGCAACAGCCGAAATTATTCATGAGATGATCATGAATAAGGATATCACCCAGGAAGATCTCGCCAGGAAGTTTGCCATATCGCAATCCTCGGTAAGCCAGAGACTGAAGCGTGCAAACTATGATCTTATCATAGAAACTAATCAATATTTTAGAAAGAAAATTTCAGAATTATAA
- a CDS encoding reprolysin-like metallopeptidase — MKKQLTLIGVLFMTGISFAQTDRLWSQSSQKTSENVFENKTTINNPKVYTLDINGLKNVLSRAPKRLAAGEKSQVIISFPNSEGKMENFKVKENSNFDPQLAAKYPDIKSYVGEGLGDSSSTVYFSISSLGLSSMEIYGDKSAVFIEPYTKDLSTYVVYKKSDKKDNLNKFECTVIDVAQKGIDNTNLAARPNADDAKLRTFRLALSCTGEYTTYFGGTKANALAAMNNTMTRVNGVFEKDFAARMVLISNNDAVIYTSASSDPYSPSGSMNNWNSELQSTLTSVIGEANYDIGHLFGATGGGGNAGCIGCVCTNGSKGSGYTSPADAIPSGDNFDIDYVAHEMGHQFGGNHTFSMSNEGTGANMEPGSGSTIMGYAGITSQDVQPHSDAFFHAISIQQITNNIKAKTCPVSTATGNSIPTANAGLDYTIPKGTPFMLTGTGTDANGDSLTYVWEQMDNASSSQTGASSAASATKASGPTFRSWTPTASPTRYFPRMASILTGATTTAGTDITVEALSNVARALNFRFTVRDNRAGGSGNNSDDAVITVNATAGPFTVSSQNSATTYTGGTSQTVTWNVAGTTANNVNAANVDILWSTDSGNTWTTLLAGTPNDGTQAVTIPNASTTTGRIMVKGSGHIFFDVNNANITVNAGSGGTDVIAPTAPTLAASGTTATSTNLSWSGATDNVGVTGYDVYQGASLIGSTASTTYTVTSLSPSTTYSFTVKAKDAAGNTSVSSNSVSVTTLAGGTVTYCSASANNTADERIGNVKFGTINNTSTGTAGYENFTSVSTNVTRGNAYTISITPVWTSTVYSEAYAVYIDYNQDGDFTDSGELVWTKSGSTTTPVTGSITIPASATLGSTRMRVMMQYSSIPSSSCGTYTYGQVEDYTLNIGSTAKGDVLNTNNLLTDVKIYPNPVKDMLHISNTTSEDYKIFDMGGKLISSGKLERGAVNVNHLIKGAYMIQIGETAKRFIKN; from the coding sequence ATGAAAAAACAATTAACTCTGATCGGAGTGCTTTTTATGACGGGCATTTCTTTCGCGCAGACCGATCGTCTTTGGTCTCAAAGTTCACAAAAAACATCCGAAAATGTTTTTGAAAACAAAACCACGATCAATAATCCAAAGGTTTATACACTGGATATTAATGGTTTAAAAAATGTACTTTCAAGAGCTCCCAAAAGACTGGCTGCTGGCGAAAAATCACAAGTCATTATTTCATTTCCTAATTCCGAAGGAAAGATGGAAAACTTTAAGGTAAAAGAAAATTCAAATTTTGATCCTCAACTGGCTGCCAAATATCCTGACATTAAATCTTATGTGGGAGAAGGCTTAGGAGATTCCAGTTCTACCGTGTACTTCAGTATTTCTTCACTTGGACTTTCTTCTATGGAAATCTACGGTGACAAATCTGCTGTTTTCATCGAACCTTACACAAAAGATCTTTCTACATATGTGGTTTACAAAAAATCCGATAAGAAAGATAACCTAAACAAATTTGAATGTACTGTCATTGATGTTGCCCAAAAAGGGATTGATAACACCAACCTTGCAGCAAGACCCAATGCAGATGACGCAAAATTAAGAACTTTCAGACTAGCTCTTTCTTGTACAGGAGAATACACAACTTATTTCGGAGGAACAAAAGCCAATGCTTTAGCAGCAATGAACAATACAATGACCCGTGTAAACGGTGTTTTTGAAAAGGACTTTGCAGCAAGAATGGTTCTGATCTCTAACAACGACGCCGTAATTTACACCAGTGCTTCTTCGGATCCTTATTCTCCTTCCGGAAGTATGAACAACTGGAATTCAGAACTTCAAAGCACTCTGACATCTGTGATTGGTGAGGCTAATTATGATATCGGACACTTATTTGGAGCTACCGGAGGGGGTGGTAATGCTGGCTGTATTGGCTGTGTATGTACAAATGGTTCAAAAGGAAGTGGATACACCTCTCCTGCAGATGCAATTCCTTCAGGTGATAACTTTGATATTGATTATGTTGCCCATGAAATGGGACATCAATTCGGAGGGAATCATACTTTCTCTATGAGTAATGAAGGAACAGGCGCTAATATGGAACCTGGATCAGGATCAACTATTATGGGGTATGCAGGAATCACGTCCCAGGATGTACAACCCCACTCTGATGCATTTTTCCATGCCATAAGCATCCAACAGATCACCAACAATATTAAAGCTAAAACTTGTCCGGTCAGCACTGCAACAGGAAACTCTATTCCTACTGCAAATGCAGGTCTGGACTATACCATTCCTAAAGGCACACCATTTATGCTGACGGGGACAGGAACCGATGCTAATGGTGATTCATTAACCTATGTATGGGAGCAAATGGACAATGCTTCTTCTTCTCAAACAGGAGCAAGTTCTGCAGCAAGTGCAACAAAAGCTTCCGGACCAACTTTCAGATCATGGACTCCAACTGCTTCGCCAACAAGATATTTCCCAAGAATGGCTTCTATCCTAACCGGAGCAACTACAACAGCTGGCACGGATATCACTGTTGAAGCCTTGTCTAATGTTGCAAGAGCACTTAATTTCAGATTTACTGTTCGTGATAACAGAGCCGGAGGTTCAGGAAATAATTCTGACGATGCTGTCATCACGGTTAATGCAACCGCAGGACCATTCACAGTTTCTTCTCAGAATTCAGCGACAACATATACAGGAGGGACTTCTCAGACTGTAACATGGAATGTTGCCGGAACTACCGCAAATAATGTTAACGCAGCCAATGTGGATATCCTTTGGTCTACAGATAGCGGCAACACATGGACAACCTTATTAGCAGGAACACCAAACGACGGTACTCAGGCTGTAACGATTCCGAATGCTTCTACTACAACCGGAAGAATTATGGTTAAAGGTTCCGGTCACATCTTCTTTGATGTCAATAACGCCAACATCACAGTAAATGCTGGATCAGGAGGAACAGACGTTATAGCTCCAACAGCACCTACCCTTGCTGCTTCAGGAACAACAGCTACAAGTACTAATTTATCATGGAGCGGAGCTACAGATAATGTAGGCGTTACAGGATATGACGTATATCAGGGAGCTTCATTGATAGGTTCTACAGCATCTACCACCTATACCGTAACAAGTTTAAGTCCATCAACAACCTACAGCTTTACAGTTAAAGCAAAAGATGCCGCAGGAAACACATCCGTTTCGAGCAATTCAGTAAGTGTAACTACTCTTGCCGGAGGCACTGTAACTTATTGCTCAGCAAGCGCAAATAACACCGCTGATGAGAGAATCGGAAATGTAAAATTCGGAACGATTAATAATACTTCTACAGGAACCGCCGGATATGAGAATTTCACATCTGTTTCTACTAATGTAACAAGAGGAAACGCTTATACAATCTCTATAACTCCTGTATGGACTTCAACAGTGTATAGTGAGGCTTACGCTGTGTATATTGACTATAACCAGGATGGTGACTTTACAGATAGCGGAGAGTTAGTTTGGACTAAATCAGGTTCTACCACAACTCCGGTAACAGGAAGTATTACCATTCCTGCTTCTGCAACACTAGGATCAACAAGAATGAGAGTAATGATGCAGTACAGCTCAATACCATCATCATCTTGTGGAACTTATACCTACGGTCAAGTTGAGGATTATACCCTTAATATCGGTTCTACTGCAAAAGGAGATGTACTTAACACAAACAACTTATTGACGGATGTTAAGATCTACCCTAACCCAGTAAAAGATATGCTGCATATTTCAAATACAACATCTGAGGACTATAAGATCTTCGATATGGGTGGAAAGCTGATCAGTTCAGGAAAACTTGAAAGAGGAGCGGTAAATGTTAATCATCTTATAAAAGGTGCCTATATGATACAGATTGGTGAAACAGCCAAGAGGTTCATTAAAAATTAA
- the purC gene encoding phosphoribosylaminoimidazolesuccinocarboxamide synthase gives MEKKEMLYEGKAKQVFATDNPDQVVVRFKDDATAFNAQKRGQVDLKGEMNNAITTLIFEYLNEKGIKTHFIKQLDEREQLVKKVSIIPLEMVVRNYSAGSMAQRLGVEEGIKSPVTIFDICYKKDELGDPLINDHHAVFLGAATYEELDEMYELTSDINEILIDLFDKMNIILVDFKIELGKTSDGEIILADEISPDTCRLWDKDTMKKLDKDRFRRDLGEVTEAYVEIYNRLKTLLNK, from the coding sequence ATGGAAAAGAAAGAAATGTTGTACGAAGGTAAAGCTAAACAAGTGTTTGCTACCGATAATCCTGACCAAGTAGTAGTACGTTTCAAAGATGATGCTACCGCTTTTAATGCTCAGAAAAGAGGACAGGTTGATTTGAAAGGCGAAATGAACAACGCGATCACTACTTTGATTTTCGAGTATTTAAATGAAAAAGGGATTAAAACTCATTTCATTAAGCAATTGGACGAAAGAGAACAATTGGTAAAAAAAGTATCCATTATTCCTTTAGAGATGGTTGTAAGAAACTATTCTGCTGGAAGTATGGCTCAAAGATTAGGGGTAGAAGAAGGAATTAAGTCTCCTGTAACGATCTTTGATATTTGTTATAAAAAAGACGAATTAGGAGATCCTCTAATCAATGATCATCACGCAGTTTTCTTAGGAGCAGCTACTTATGAAGAACTTGATGAGATGTATGAGTTAACTTCAGATATCAATGAAATTCTGATCGACTTATTCGATAAAATGAACATTATCTTAGTCGATTTCAAAATCGAATTAGGTAAAACTTCTGATGGTGAAATCATCTTAGCAGATGAAATTTCTCCTGATACTTGTAGATTATGGGATAAGGATACAATGAAAAAGTTAGATAAAGACAGATTCAGAAGAGACTTAGGTGAAGTAACTGAAGCGTATGTTGAGATCTACAACAGACTGAAAACATTACTTAATAAGTAG
- a CDS encoding DUF3307 domain-containing protein gives MIFTKLILAHLLGDFILQPNSWVADKENRKLKSKYLYLHVLIHTVLTFIFLWDIQLWWVAALVGVSHFIIDACKLTFQKIKTKKRWFFIDQVLHVSVILGIAFYFKEFDFKILENPDFLKVLMAVLFLTTPSSIIIKILLSSWTPVAEAQNNIQTESLTSAGKYIGILERLLVFIFILVNHWEGVGFMVAAKSVFRFSDLAQAKQRKLTEYVLVGTLLSFGMAVLIGILIK, from the coding sequence ATGATCTTCACTAAACTCATATTGGCACATCTACTCGGAGATTTTATTCTTCAGCCAAATTCATGGGTTGCTGATAAGGAAAATCGTAAACTGAAAAGTAAATATCTATACCTGCATGTTCTCATACACACTGTTTTAACTTTTATTTTCCTGTGGGATATACAGCTTTGGTGGGTCGCAGCACTGGTAGGAGTATCTCATTTTATTATCGACGCATGTAAACTCACTTTCCAAAAAATAAAAACAAAAAAGAGATGGTTTTTTATTGATCAAGTTCTCCATGTTTCAGTAATTTTGGGAATAGCATTTTATTTTAAAGAATTTGACTTTAAGATTTTAGAAAATCCAGATTTCTTAAAGGTTTTGATGGCTGTATTATTTTTAACGACACCATCATCTATTATTATAAAAATACTATTGTCTTCATGGACTCCGGTTGCTGAAGCACAAAATAATATACAAACCGAATCTTTAACTAGTGCAGGAAAATATATAGGAATCCTAGAGCGTTTACTGGTATTTATTTTTATTCTGGTAAACCACTGGGAGGGTGTAGGTTTTATGGTGGCTGCCAAATCTGTTTTCAGATTCAGCGACCTGGCACAGGCCAAACAACGAAAGTTAACCGAATATGTACTTGTCGGGACACTTTTAAGTTTTGGAATGGCTGTATTAATTGGAATTTTAATAAAATAA
- the purF gene encoding amidophosphoribosyltransferase, whose product MKSLDIHKSEYLKQFKSQTYGRNLFRTQEEERLDAPNEECGIFGLYSDNDLDTFSLSQFGLFALQHRGQEACGISVLKDGKINNLKDEGLVLDVYKDIENPEAFMGNSAIGHTRYTTAGDKKKYNFQPFFAKNEYDQIILSIAHNGNLTNAKELKAELEAEGVVFRATSDSEVILRLIQKNLDLGLRGAIKATMEKIEGAYSVVGMTRNKFFAFRDFNGIRPLVLGAIDEKSYVVASESVALDAVGAQYVRDILPGEIVYTNESETGLHSYMVNDKGRQRICSFEYIYFARPDSTLENINVYEIREKSGEKIWEQAPVEADLVIGVPDSGVPAAIGFSKASGIPFRPVLIKNRYIGRSFIVPTQEMRERIVNLKLNPIISEIKGKRVVIIDDSIVRGTTSKRLVKILKEAGVKEIHFRSVSPPIIAPCYLGIDTPSKDDLISANMTTEELREYLGVDSLEFLSTDNLKEILGSSNHCFGCFTEEYPVAKGEEVELFS is encoded by the coding sequence ATGAAAAGTTTAGACATTCATAAAAGTGAATATTTAAAACAGTTTAAAAGCCAGACATACGGCAGAAATCTTTTCAGAACACAAGAAGAGGAAAGACTTGACGCTCCTAATGAAGAGTGTGGTATTTTCGGATTATATTCTGATAATGATCTGGATACATTCTCTCTTTCTCAGTTCGGGCTTTTTGCATTACAGCACAGGGGCCAGGAAGCTTGTGGTATTTCCGTTCTTAAAGATGGAAAAATCAACAATCTGAAAGACGAAGGACTGGTTTTAGACGTTTATAAAGATATTGAGAATCCTGAAGCTTTTATGGGAAATTCTGCAATTGGGCATACTCGTTATACCACTGCAGGAGACAAAAAGAAGTACAATTTTCAGCCGTTTTTTGCGAAAAACGAATATGATCAGATAATACTTTCGATTGCACATAATGGTAACTTAACCAATGCTAAAGAATTGAAGGCTGAATTGGAAGCAGAAGGCGTGGTTTTCAGGGCTACATCTGATTCTGAGGTAATATTGAGATTAATTCAAAAAAATCTTGATTTAGGCTTAAGAGGAGCAATTAAAGCAACTATGGAAAAGATCGAAGGAGCTTATTCTGTAGTAGGAATGACAAGAAATAAATTCTTTGCATTCAGAGATTTCAACGGAATCAGACCTTTGGTTCTAGGTGCTATAGATGAGAAATCATATGTGGTAGCTTCTGAATCTGTAGCTTTAGATGCTGTAGGAGCTCAGTATGTACGTGATATCTTACCTGGTGAGATCGTTTACACCAATGAAAGTGAAACAGGATTACATTCTTATATGGTAAATGACAAAGGCAGACAAAGAATCTGTTCTTTTGAATATATTTATTTTGCAAGACCTGACTCAACTTTAGAAAACATTAATGTTTACGAAATCAGAGAAAAGTCGGGTGAAAAAATTTGGGAACAAGCTCCGGTAGAAGCTGATTTGGTAATTGGAGTTCCGGATTCCGGTGTACCTGCCGCTATTGGGTTCTCAAAAGCATCAGGAATCCCTTTCCGTCCTGTTTTAATTAAAAACAGATACATTGGAAGAAGTTTCATTGTTCCTACTCAGGAAATGAGAGAAAGGATCGTTAATTTAAAACTGAACCCTATCATTTCTGAGATCAAAGGAAAAAGAGTAGTGATCATTGATGATTCTATTGTACGTGGAACTACTTCAAAAAGATTGGTGAAGATATTAAAAGAGGCAGGTGTAAAAGAAATTCACTTCAGAAGTGTTTCTCCGCCGATTATTGCACCTTGCTATTTGGGTATCGACACTCCTTCAAAAGATGATCTGATCTCTGCAAATATGACGACAGAAGAACTTAGAGAGTACTTAGGAGTTGATTCTTTGGAATTTCTGAGTACGGATAACCTGAAAGAAATTTTAGGATCTTCTAATCACTGCTTTGGATGTTTTACAGAAGAATATCCTGTAGCTAAAGGAGAAGAAGTAGAGTTATTTAGTTAA
- a CDS encoding acyl-CoA dehydrogenase family protein — protein sequence MNTEIVDNIKMIAETAKEFAEKNIRPNIMEWDESQTFPKELFHQLGEMGFMGIVVPEQYGGSGLGYHEYVTILDEISQVDPSIGLSLAAHNSLCTNHIYEFGNEEQRHKWLPQLATGKVLGAWGLTEHNTGSDSGGMSTTAVKDGDEWIINGAKNFITHAISGDIAVVMTRTGEKGAKNNSTAFVLEKGMPGFTSGKKENKLGMRASETAELIFDNVRVPDSHRLGEVGEGFKQAMKILDGGRISIAALSLGTARGAYKAALKYAKERHQFGKSISNFQAINFMLADMATEIDAAELLIQRACTLKNAKQKMTKEGAMAKLFASEACVRIANNAVQIFGGYGYTKDFPAEKYYRDAKLCTIGEGTSEIQRLVIGRDITQ from the coding sequence ATGAATACCGAGATTGTTGACAACATTAAAATGATAGCAGAAACAGCTAAAGAATTTGCTGAGAAAAACATCAGACCAAATATTATGGAGTGGGATGAGAGCCAAACTTTTCCAAAAGAATTATTTCATCAGCTTGGAGAAATGGGCTTTATGGGAATTGTTGTTCCTGAGCAGTATGGCGGTTCTGGCCTTGGTTATCATGAATATGTTACCATTCTTGATGAAATTTCTCAAGTGGATCCTTCTATCGGACTTTCTTTAGCAGCGCACAATTCACTTTGTACCAATCATATTTATGAATTTGGAAATGAAGAGCAGAGACACAAGTGGCTTCCTCAGTTAGCAACTGGAAAAGTACTTGGTGCTTGGGGATTAACAGAACATAATACAGGTTCTGATTCAGGAGGAATGTCTACTACAGCAGTAAAAGATGGTGACGAATGGATTATCAACGGAGCTAAAAACTTTATAACTCACGCTATTTCTGGAGACATTGCGGTTGTAATGACAAGAACCGGAGAAAAAGGAGCTAAAAACAATTCTACAGCTTTTGTTTTAGAAAAAGGAATGCCTGGTTTTACTTCAGGAAAAAAAGAAAATAAATTAGGAATGCGTGCATCTGAAACCGCAGAATTAATCTTTGATAATGTTCGTGTACCCGATTCTCACCGTTTAGGAGAAGTTGGAGAAGGCTTTAAACAAGCGATGAAAATTCTTGACGGAGGAAGAATATCAATTGCCGCTTTAAGTTTAGGAACAGCCAGAGGTGCTTATAAAGCTGCTTTAAAGTACGCTAAAGAAAGACATCAGTTTGGAAAGTCTATTTCTAATTTCCAGGCGATCAACTTTATGTTGGCTGATATGGCAACGGAAATTGATGCTGCTGAACTTCTTATTCAAAGAGCTTGTACATTAAAGAATGCAAAACAGAAGATGACTAAAGAGGGAGCAATGGCTAAATTGTTTGCTTCTGAAGCTTGTGTAAGAATTGCCAACAATGCGGTTCAGATCTTTGGAGGCTACGGGTATACAAAAGACTTCCCTGCCGAAAAATACTATAGAGATGCAAAACTTTGCACAATTGGAGAAGGAACTTCTGAGATTCAAAGATTAGTTATCGGAAGAGATATTACTCAATAG
- a CDS encoding endonuclease encodes MKKVLLPVILISSFIFSQAPAGYYDGTTGLTGYALKSKLHDIISVKNISWHYGDLPAYYNQTDLDIYYDHDASNTTLLLDMYSEIPTGPDAYEYTSAQLISSAATEGLGYNREHMMPQSTFYSNYPMYSDLFYVIPTDAKINQLRSNYPYGISSTTPSNVYNIFTNSSKIGKSAIPNYVYTGRVYEPIDEFKGDIARSLLYFAVRYEGKLGTFKYNNNTNPVSDSNPLDGTEEKAFDDAYIAMLLQWNAQDPVSQKEIDRNNSVYSIQKNRNPFIDHPQWVSDIWGQVPDNIAPQTPGNLTAVQTSAYFTTLSWSPSSSSDVIGYKIYQNGIWIASTRNTSISIDHLSPSTNYTYTVKAYDNGYLLSPDSNIISVNTLASDIYAKDLFVSKYLEGTSDNKAIEITNRTGHEVNLNDYRLSIQFYSSTGQGYYYFPAPYELEGSVANNQTFIIVNPNANFSCFTNNEAKFVTAAPQMTYTGSQYIELRYKQATVDAIGEKSQFNSSQLSNVSLYRKTGINQPTSTFNINEWNTYSADYCEDVGVLSVPDVHYVDHEGSKIYPNPVDENIFVSGRAEDIEVAKIIDWSGRLLRTEKIPFKNKRSIPVQDLQPGQYLLQLDHKTYKFIKK; translated from the coding sequence ATGAAAAAAGTTTTACTTCCTGTCATTTTAATTTCGTCTTTTATTTTTTCCCAGGCACCAGCGGGATATTATGACGGAACAACGGGACTTACGGGATATGCGCTTAAGTCTAAATTGCACGATATTATTTCAGTAAAGAATATCAGCTGGCATTATGGTGATCTTCCTGCTTATTATAACCAGACTGATCTCGATATTTATTATGATCATGATGCAAGTAACACGACCTTACTGTTGGATATGTATTCTGAAATTCCAACAGGACCTGACGCTTATGAATACACTTCAGCTCAGTTAATATCCAGTGCTGCCACAGAAGGATTGGGGTACAACAGAGAGCATATGATGCCCCAAAGTACTTTCTATAGCAACTATCCTATGTATTCTGATTTGTTTTACGTGATCCCTACAGATGCAAAGATTAATCAGCTGCGAAGTAATTATCCATACGGAATTTCTTCTACAACTCCTTCTAATGTATATAACATATTTACGAATTCGTCCAAAATAGGAAAGAGTGCTATTCCTAATTACGTATATACAGGTCGTGTTTACGAGCCAATAGATGAGTTTAAAGGAGATATAGCAAGGAGTTTATTGTATTTTGCAGTTCGGTATGAGGGTAAACTAGGGACATTTAAATACAACAATAATACGAATCCGGTATCGGATTCCAATCCTTTAGATGGAACAGAAGAAAAAGCTTTTGATGATGCTTATATTGCAATGCTTCTTCAGTGGAATGCACAGGACCCTGTTTCACAGAAGGAAATCGACAGAAATAATTCGGTGTATTCTATACAGAAAAATAGAAATCCGTTTATTGATCATCCACAGTGGGTAAGTGATATCTGGGGGCAGGTTCCTGATAATATCGCTCCTCAGACACCAGGCAATTTAACCGCAGTACAAACCAGTGCTTATTTTACGACATTAAGCTGGTCTCCAAGTTCCAGTTCTGATGTCATAGGCTATAAAATTTATCAAAATGGAATATGGATAGCATCTACAAGAAATACTTCGATAAGTATTGACCATCTTTCTCCTTCTACCAATTATACATATACTGTTAAAGCATACGATAATGGATATTTGCTTTCTCCCGATAGTAACATTATTTCAGTAAACACCCTTGCTTCCGATATCTATGCTAAAGATCTTTTTGTTTCTAAATATTTAGAAGGAACATCCGATAACAAAGCAATAGAAATTACCAACAGGACGGGACATGAAGTGAATTTAAACGACTACAGGTTATCGATCCAGTTCTATTCCAGTACAGGTCAGGGGTATTATTACTTTCCTGCACCTTATGAGCTGGAGGGTTCTGTTGCGAATAATCAAACTTTTATTATTGTAAATCCAAATGCAAATTTCTCCTGTTTTACGAATAATGAAGCTAAATTTGTTACGGCAGCTCCTCAAATGACTTATACAGGAAGTCAGTATATTGAACTTAGATATAAACAGGCAACTGTTGATGCAATAGGAGAAAAATCTCAATTTAATTCTTCACAACTAAGTAATGTTTCTCTTTATCGAAAAACAGGAATTAACCAACCGACTTCTACTTTTAATATCAACGAATGGAATACTTATTCTGCTGATTATTGTGAAGATGTTGGAGTTTTATCTGTTCCTGATGTCCACTATGTAGATCATGAAGGATCTAAAATTTATCCTAATCCTGTTGATGAAAATATTTTTGTCAGTGGAAGAGCGGAAGATATTGAAGTTGCAAAAATCATAGATTGGTCGGGTAGGCTTTTGAGAACTGAGAAAATTCCGTTTAAAAACAAAAGAAGTATCCCTGTACAAGACTTGCAGCCCGGACAGTATCTATTACAGTTAGATCATAAAACCTATAAGTTTATCAAAAAGTAG